A region of Oceanispirochaeta sp. DNA encodes the following proteins:
- a CDS encoding winged helix-turn-helix domain-containing protein, whose translation MTKINSTENLNFIWGVADLRVENMVYHRQQDYYTAIEESSSRGDCTPFVEFMLETIHKEILITTPKTTPKDTQRKILVLMQSEPTLTRKELAEKLELTVYRIKYHIKELNKQKKIQYIGSSKK comes from the coding sequence ATGACCAAAATAAACTCCACAGAAAATTTAAACTTCATTTGGGGAGTGGCAGATCTACGAGTCGAAAATATGGTCTACCATAGGCAACAGGATTACTATACGGCTATTGAGGAAAGCTCTTCAAGGGGAGATTGTACCCCCTTTGTAGAGTTTATGTTGGAAACCATTCATAAAGAGATTCTTATAACTACCCCTAAAACTACCCCTAAAGATACTCAAAGGAAAATCCTTGTTCTTATGCAAAGTGAGCCGACACTTACCCGTAAAGAGTTGGCTGAAAAGCTGGAATTGACTGTGTATAGAATAAAGTATCACATTAAAGAACTGAATAAACAAAAGAAAATCCAATATATAGGATCATCTAAAAAAG